The Candidatus Desulfovibrio trichonymphae region CACAAAGCGGGATGGGGCGAGCGTGTTTATGAGGTCAACGAGTTCCCGGAGCGGCGAGCGCAGTTCGCCGGCAAAGCCGGTGCCGAGCAGACCGTCTACCAGAATGGCCGGCGCGTTGTCCTGAATGCGGCGGCTCAAGGGGGCAAAGACGACGCCCGCGGCTTTTGCCATGCGTATGTGTTTGGCCGCCCCGCCCCTGTACATGCCGAGGGCTTTTATATGCGACACAAGCACACGGCATCCGGCATCCAGAAGACACCGGGCCAGGCAGGCAGCATCGCCGCCGTTACCGCCGCCGCCCATAAAAAGCCAGACGCGCTCATCGGCGATATTCGGGAGCGCGCGCCGCAATACATCAAAGGCGGCCCGGCCGGCGTTTTCCATGAGCATGACTTCAGGAAAGCCGAGGGAAATCGTCTGTGCGTCCCATTCCCGCATTTCATGAGGCAGCGGCAAGGGGGAAAGAGCGTTGATAACAGCGGTGTTTGACAGCATTATGCCTCCAGCACAACAACGGCCGCAGCCACAGAACGTTCGTGGCTGATGGAAAGATGCCCGCGCGCAACGCCAAGGCTTTGCGCGCGCAACGCAGCTTGCTGCAGAAAATGGAGTTGAGGGTCTCCGTTTTCGTTGCGCAGGGTTTCAATATCCTGCGGGCCTATGCCGCGGCTGAAACCGGTGCCGAGGGCTTTGACAGCGGCTTCTTTTGCCGCGAAGCGTCCGGCGATATGGGACAGGGCATTGTCGGGCAGGACCGAGAGTTCGCGGGGCGTGAAAATTTTTTCCAGAAAACGCCTCCCGAAACGGCTATAAATTGCTTCAAGTCGCGCAATATCAACAATATCAATGCCAAGTCCAATGATCACGGCCTGCCCCGGCGTTCAACGCTTGCCTGTCGGCGTGATGTCGGTTATGCTAGTTATGTTCCACTATATATTTTGACTGCTTCCGTGTGTGACGTCAAGGGTGCGCGTGTTCGGAGACATGGCAATCGAATAAATGAAAACCGAAGGGAAAGGCAGGTATCCCTATGTCGCGGCTTCGTCGCTGCTCGAAATGACATATCACTTTATCCCCCCCAAAATACTGTCCTTGCGGAGAACAGAGCTGAGCGAAATGACGTCGCAATCCGTGTCTTTCAATAATTTTAATTTTTAGACCCCAGTGTCTAATTGCTAAAATTTCAACTATTATGATATTCATGCTTGAAAAAGTTTTCCGGTTGATTCCTTGTGATGCGGACACTCTGGTACGCCTTGAAGAACTTGCGACGCGTCGGCCAACACCATCCGGCACGGTTCAGAGAACTCGGATAGTCCTGGCCTGCATGGCGGGAGAGACAGTACAAAGCATCGTAAAGCGTCCCATACCAGTGCAGCTACACAGTAATGCGCTGGAAAGGACGATTTATTGAGTCAGGCTTACACGGCCTTATGGACAAGCCGCGAACGGGACGTCCAACGCATTTGAATTCGGCCTTCAAAAAGGCTGTCCTGGAAAAGTTTGAACAAGAACCGCCGGAAGGATCCGGGCAGTGGGACGGAGCGCTTTTGGCGCAAGAATTGGGACTGGCAAAGCACAGTGTATGGAAGCTGTTGCGCATGGAACGAATCCGCCTTGCCCGCAAGCTGCTGAAGAAACTGGTTCAAGGACGTGAAGGGCACGTACACAGACGTAACGGGACAATAAGCCTCCTTACAGCTTTGGAAGCAGCGAGTGGGCATATAAGCAGGAAAGTAACATCCCCACGCGCCGACAGGCGCAAGACGGCTCAACATGGTGGAAATACGGTTCGATATTTTGTCCCGGAAGTCTTTGCGCAGAAAGGGCTTCAGGGGCACGGAAGAACTTGCTACAACGAAACCGCAAAGTCTTTTGTATGGCAAAAGCGTGAGGTCAAGGATAGTCAGCTTGAAAATAATGCCAGAAATTTTAATAATTAGATACTAGTTATGTTTAATGTTTATAGCAGTTTTCCATTTGAAGCATTTCCGTCGAAATATTGCCAGTCAAAAACCCTGTGGCGGGATTTTGTGCCGGCTTTTCACTCACCATCACCATTGCCAGGAGGCTATTATGCGTATTGCTGTGGGGCTGGGCAAAACAAGCGGGGAAGAGCGTTTGGAACACCAAGGCATAAGCCGCCGCGATTTTATGAAATTCTGCACCGCGATAGCGGTAACCATGGGTATGGGGCCTGCCTTTGCTTCAGAAGTAGCCGCGGTGTTGACAGGACGCAGACCGTCTGTGGTGTACCTGCACGCGGCAGAATGCACAGGTTGTTCCGAAGCGCTGCTGCTCACCTGTAAACCCTTGATTGACGCTTTGATTCTGGACACCATTTCTCTGGATTACCACGAAACCATTATGGCCGCCGCCGGTGAAGCGGCTGAAGAAGCCCTGAATCAAGCTGTGGACAACCCCGATGGTTTCATCTGTGTTGTCGAGGGCGCCATCCCCACAGCTCTGGACGGCAAATACGGCTATGTTGCCGGGCACACGATGCATGATATGTGCAAACGCATTCTTCCCAAGGCCAAGGCCGTGATAAGCATGGGCACCTGCGCCTGTTTCGGCGGCGTTCAGGCGGCCAGACCAAATCCCACCGCGGCCAAGGGAATCAACGACTGTTTTGCCGATCTTGGCATCAAGGCAATCAACATTGCCGGCTGTCCGCCCAATCCGCTCAATCTCGTAGGCGCGATTGTGGCATACCTCAAGGGCGACAAGATCGATCTAGATGAAAACGGTCGTCCCGTCATATTCTTCGGCGAGAGCATCCATGACCTCTGTGAACGCCGCAAGCACTTTGACGACAATGAATTCGCGCCTTCCTTCAATTCCGAAGAAGCCCGAAAAGGCTGGTGTCTTTATAATGTCGGCTGCAAGGGCCCACAGACCTATAATAATTGTCCCAAGGTTCTCTTTAACGACACCAACTGGCCGGTTCGAGCGGGGCATCCCTGCATTGGCTGCAGCGAGCCTGGATTCTGGGACGACATGACGCCATTTTATCAGAACTAGGGGGAATTTGGAATTATGAGCCAATCTATTAAAACGGCACAGAGCAACTATACAGGTTCGGTGGTAGTGGATCCGCTGACCCGTATTGAAGGCCATTTGCGTGTGGAAGTAGAAGTGGAAAACGGCAAAATCAAAGAAGCCAGGAGCTGCGGCACGCTGTTCCGCGGCCTTGAAATCATTCTGAAAGGGCGTGACCCGCGCGATGCCCAGCATTTTACACAGCGCACCTGTGGTGTCTGTACATATATTCACGGGCTGGCTTCTACCCGCGCGCTGGAAGACGCCATCAACAAGCCCATTCCGGCTAACGCCACCTTCATCCGCAATCTGGTGTTGGGCATGCAGTTTCTGCACGACCATGTGGTGCATTTCTATCATCTGCACGCGCTTGACTTTGTAGACGTCACCGCCGCTCTCCAGGCCGACCCGGCCAAGGCGGCAAAAATCGCCGCCTCCATATCAAAACGCAAGGTAACGGCGGACGACTACAAAGCCGTGCAGGCAAAACTCAAGGCATTCGTTGACAGCGGCCAGCTCGGCCCCTTTACGAACGCCTATTTCCTGGGCGGGCATCCGGCATATCAGCTTGATCCCGAAGTCAATCTCATTGCCACGGCCGACTATCTGAAAGCGCTGCACGTGCAGGTGGAAGCCGCACGCGGCATGGCGGTATTCGGCGCCAAAAACCCGCACACACAGTTTACCGTGGGCGGCGGCGTCACATGTTATGAAGCGCTCACACTCGCACGAATCAATGAATTCCGCGAGATTTACAAAAAGACAAAAGACTTCATTGAACAATATTATATTCCGGATTTACTCGCTGTAGCTGAAGGATATAAAAACTGGGCATCTTTCGGCGGCACACAACACTTCATGGCTTTTGGCGAATTTCCCGCTGCAGGCGGCGAGCGCGACCTGAACAGCCGCTGGCTCAAGCCCGGCGTTATTTACAACCGCATGATCACCGACGCACAAAAATTTGACCCGACAAAAATCGCTGAACACGTCCGCCACAGCTGGTACAAGGGCGATAAAGCCATGTCACCTTATCAGGACGAAACCAGGCCAGCCTTCACCCAATTGGGCGACAAAGATCGTTATTCCTGGCTGAAAGCGCCCCGCTATGACAACCGCGCTGTTGAAACAGGCCCTCTGGCGCAAATGCTGGTTGCCTATGCGCAAAACCACAAGACAGTGAAACCGTTGGTGGATCATGTGCTCAAAAGTCTGAGCGTGGGGCACGGGGCCCTCTTCTCGACGCTGGGACGCACGGTCGCCCGCGGTATTGAAACCCTCGCCATTGCCCAGCGGGTTGAGACATGGCTCAACGAATACGAGGCTAATATCGGCAAGGGCGACAAAAAGATTGCGGCAGATTACGAAACGCCCAAAAACGCCAAGGGCGTCGGCTTTTTGAATGCGCCCCGCGGTGGACTCTCACACTGGCTGCGCACTGACGAAAACGGCAAAATTGCCAATTTTCAACTTGTGGTGCCCACTACCTGGAATCTAGGGCCGCGCGACGGCAAAAATGTGCCCGGCGCGGCCGAAGAAGCCCTTGTCGGCACGCCAGTGGCTGATCCCAAACGACCTGTGGAAATTCTGCGCACCATCCATTCCTTTGACCCGTGCATCGCTTGCGCCGTACATGTAATAGACGGGCAAACAAACGAGGTGCACAAATTCAAGGTGCTGTAAATTTACATCATCCCGAAAAATCTTTATCAAGGGCGGGGACTGTTCCGCCCTTCTCTGCTGTGCGCCCTGCAGGCACACGAACTTAAAGGTGGGACACAGGGGGTCTCTTTCGCTGTTGCTCTCCAATGAAGAACTGGACAAACGGCTGCGGCAGAAATTGCGCAGCATCATCTGGCGGCAATGGATAGACAGGAGGCGGGGTTACCCCGCCTCCTGTCCTAATCATCCGATTGAGCCGCCTTGCGGCGGCTCTTGCAGGCAGCATTGTGTGTTTATTTACAGCAGGATTCTACTTTGAAAAAAGCCGCCGCTTTCGCGCCGCACACGGGACAGGAGTCACATTGACCCTCGTGTGTGTAGCCGCAGAATTTGCAGACATAATAATCTGTTTTTGCCAGGCCGGAGGGGTTGGCAATGGCTTTTTTGTACAGAGTGGCGTGCACTTCTTCCACTTTCTTGACGTAATCAAAGTATCTGGCTACGGCATCGTTGCCTTCGGCCTTGGCATCTTTGATCATATCCGGATACATTTTTGTGAATTCGCACGATTCGCCTTCCAGCGCGGCCTTCAGATTGGCGACGGTGTCGCCGATATGACCGGCGTTTTTCAAATGGGCGTGCGCATGAATGGTTTCAGCGGCCGCAACGGCGCGGAAGAGCTTGGCTACCTGGGGCAGACCTTCTTTGTCAGCCGTATTGGCAAAAGCGAGGTATTTGCGGTTGGCCTGGGATTCGCCAGCAAAAGCCGTCATCAGGTTATCCTGTGTTTTGCCCATTGTCTGCTCCTTGTTTGTAAAATAATTTATAAATATTTTCTTGTTAACAAGAACAATTACTATTTATAAAAAATCTTGTCCTGTGTAAAGGCTTTTGGGCCGATTTTTTCAAAAAATTTTTGTTTCTTCTTTCGCTGTCAGAAACTGCATATATTTCGGCAGAATAACAGATGGAGGTCCGCTGCCTACGAGCTTGCCCTTGTCTATCCACAAGAGCATGCTGCACCGTTCGACTGTGGAGAGTCGGTGCGCTATCACAACTGTAGTGATGGATTCTGGAAGGGAGAAAATGGTGTTCATGATGCTGGTCTCCACCCCTGTGTCCAGCGAGCTCGTAGCCTCGTCCAGTATCAGCAGGGACGGGTTGGTGTACAGAGCGCGCGCGATGGAAAGCCGTTGCGCCTGTCCTCCAGAAATCCCCGATCCTTTTTCTCCCACGCGCATGGTTATACCGCGCGTTTGTACAATATCCAGAGCGACCATGCGGCAGACTTTTTTCACTTTTTCTTCGTCGCAGGGCTTGCCCCATTGGCTGAAAGCCACGTTTTCCGCCAGCGTGCCCGGCATGATGTAGGACGTTTGAGGCACATAGCCCACGCACATGGTGTACGCCGCGAGTGCCGGAGGATCGAGCGTGCGCCCGTCTGCCAGAATGGCCCCGGCCGTGGGCTGCACGAGCCCGCTTATCATGCCGGCAATGGAGCTTTTTCCAGCGCCGGACTGGCCTATAATGCCGACACGCGCGCCGCAGGGAATGTAAAAGTTGAGGTTGTGCAGACTGTCTTCTTGCGCGCCGGGGTAGCGAAAGCTCGCATCTACAAAGGCAATGCCCTCATGCAGCGTAAAGTTCAGGTCCGGCGCGGGCAGTTCAGGAGCGGGGTTTGCAATCGCGTTCTCCACGCGGGCAAGGCAGTCCATAGCCGCATGGCGCATCCCCCGCGCGGAAACGAACGCGGAGAGCGAGCGGTTGAGCATGGGCAGCACACGCCATGAGATCAGCATGATCATGGTCAACACGCCGGTAATACGCGCCATGGAAGCGTCCTGCAGGGTGTACATGGCCCACAGCGTCACCGGAATCACCAGAAAGCCGACCGTCTCCAACGTCCATGTGGGAATGGGCGGCGACGCGATTAAAAAGGTTCTGTCGGGTATGCCGTCCCGGCAGGCATTGCGGAATGCTTCAAAAAAAACCTGCTGCTGGCGGTAGATAAGAGCTTCGCGTATGCCGTGCATGGCGTTCATAGTGGCTGCGTTTTCCCGGCGGCCGCATTCGGCCGCGCTCTCGTCCGCCCTATCCATGGAGCATTTGAGGCTTTTGTAGATCAGTACAGACGCCAGTACCACGGAGAGGATGATCAGCAATATCATCTGCGGCGTCGCGGAAGCCAGCGTCACCAGCATGGCGATGGAGATCACCGCATAGCTGTAAATTGTCATGAGGTTGATGACAAAATTCCCAAGATTGGTTCGCCAGGACAAGGCCTGGAACATCCGTAGGCTGTCTCCTGCCAGATGGACTATATACGGGCTGTAGAGATAGTGCCGGAAAACAGTTTCGCCGGCGAACAGGGCTATTTCTTCGCCCAGCCGTGCCGTGGTCAGCCCCACAAAGGCCGACATGCCGTTTTTTATGGCAATAAGCACCACAACGATGGAGGAAATCAGCAGGGCAAAGCCGCGCGGTTCCGCACAGAGTTCGTCCATTGGTGGAACGACGCGGAAAAACGCGGCGACGGGCGCCAGATCGCGCAGTTTTTCCGGAGCGGCAATGCTGACTGTCAGCAGGGAAATGGACAGGATGGCGGATACTTCCAGACAGGCAAGAACGATAATATGGCAAAAAACGCGTAAGGTGGCGTGCCGCAACGGCCGCGGCAACACCTTGAACACCTGCAAAAAGTCGGCGAGAAATTTTTCAAAAAAATGTCGGAGTATCGGCATGCGCACTTCTTCAATAGCGGCTTGGGGATACACATGGTCAGGCTGTTCTAGATAACAGAAAGTCGAAGAAGAAACAATCCCGCGCGAGAATAAATCACGTCCTTCCTCGTCTATCCAGAAAGTCATATCAGGGTGGCTATAGTGTCGCCGTTCAGTGTGCCGTTGTGGGCAAGAGCAAAGCGGTTTTTCCCATTACTGTCGCGGGCCTGCCGACAGGATTTCACACAGGCGTGCCCTATTGCCGGCCGTGCCGCATGGCGAGCACCGTGCCGCCGCGGCCGACAGTGTAGTCAATGCCGTGCCACACAATACCCTTTGCCGTCAGGCCAGCCGCATACACATACGCGAACATGCAGACCGCGTAAACAAAAGCCCAGAGCCAGGGCAGGAACGGTACAGGCGTAAGCAAAAAGCCCCGCCAGACATAAAGAATGCCCGTGAGCGCCGCCAGATGCAGCAAGGCCGCCGGCATGGCCGCTCCCGGCATGAGATGCAGTAAAGCGGCAAACAAGGCCGCAACGGCGCAGCAAAGCGGCAAAAGCATGCACAGAGCCATCAGGCCGAGTGAAAGCCACTGCTCCGGAACGCAAAATTTGAGAAAAAGCACTTGCCGGTTCATCCAAGCCCGCCAGACCGGCAGTGGGTACGCAATGGCGTCTGTCGCCAGCAGTGCGCAAGGGCACAAACGCACGCGCGCGCCGCAGGCCGGCAAAACCCCGGCCAGCGAGCAGTCGTCCACCACATTACGCGCCCAGAGCTCAGCAACAGAACAGCGCGTAAAAGCGGCACGGCTCATGGCCATGGCGCCGCCCCAAGGCTGGGTGAAGGGCGCAAGAGCCTGCAAAAGACGCAGCAACAGCACGCAGAGCGCATAGGCCAGAGTGACGGGCCGCGCGTCGCGCGGCCGCACAAAATGATAGCCCGTGCAAAATTCAGCCTCTCCGCGCGCAATTGGCCCCACAAGAGAGCGGAGAAAATCCGGACGGGCCAAATGCGTACTGTCGCAAAAAACAAGCACGTCCGCCTTCCCTCCCAAGGCCGCCACGCCGCTCAGAC contains the following coding sequences:
- a CDS encoding hydrogenase small subunit; protein product: MRIAVGLGKTSGEERLEHQGISRRDFMKFCTAIAVTMGMGPAFASEVAAVLTGRRPSVVYLHAAECTGCSEALLLTCKPLIDALILDTISLDYHETIMAAAGEAAEEALNQAVDNPDGFICVVEGAIPTALDGKYGYVAGHTMHDMCKRILPKAKAVISMGTCACFGGVQAARPNPTAAKGINDCFADLGIKAINIAGCPPNPLNLVGAIVAYLKGDKIDLDENGRPVIFFGESIHDLCERRKHFDDNEFAPSFNSEEARKGWCLYNVGCKGPQTYNNCPKVLFNDTNWPVRAGHPCIGCSEPGFWDDMTPFYQN
- a CDS encoding glycosyltransferase family 2 protein, which translates into the protein MILLWLLPAVAQVVFLLLLARAGRGLAVQEAVDRAADSAVPEDRWPGVGLVIPVAGAHPRMADALKSLLGQDYPCLLPVLVTATEEEPAAALIHDLQKSFPAARHVVSGQAQGCGQKNYNSLSGVAALGGKADVLVFCDSTHLARPDFLRSLVGPIARGEAEFCTGYHFVRPRDARPVTLAYALCVLLLRLLQALAPFTQPWGGAMAMSRAAFTRCSVAELWARNVVDDCSLAGVLPACGARVRLCPCALLATDAIAYPLPVWRAWMNRQVLFLKFCVPEQWLSLGLMALCMLLPLCCAVAALFAALLHLMPGAAMPAALLHLAALTGILYVWRGFLLTPVPFLPWLWAFVYAVCMFAYVYAAGLTAKGIVWHGIDYTVGRGGTVLAMRHGRQ
- a CDS encoding nickel-dependent hydrogenase large subunit, which produces MSQSIKTAQSNYTGSVVVDPLTRIEGHLRVEVEVENGKIKEARSCGTLFRGLEIILKGRDPRDAQHFTQRTCGVCTYIHGLASTRALEDAINKPIPANATFIRNLVLGMQFLHDHVVHFYHLHALDFVDVTAALQADPAKAAKIAASISKRKVTADDYKAVQAKLKAFVDSGQLGPFTNAYFLGGHPAYQLDPEVNLIATADYLKALHVQVEAARGMAVFGAKNPHTQFTVGGGVTCYEALTLARINEFREIYKKTKDFIEQYYIPDLLAVAEGYKNWASFGGTQHFMAFGEFPAAGGERDLNSRWLKPGVIYNRMITDAQKFDPTKIAEHVRHSWYKGDKAMSPYQDETRPAFTQLGDKDRYSWLKAPRYDNRAVETGPLAQMLVAYAQNHKTVKPLVDHVLKSLSVGHGALFSTLGRTVARGIETLAIAQRVETWLNEYEANIGKGDKKIAADYETPKNAKGVGFLNAPRGGLSHWLRTDENGKIANFQLVVPTTWNLGPRDGKNVPGAAEEALVGTPVADPKRPVEILRTIHSFDPCIACAVHVIDGQTNEVHKFKVL
- a CDS encoding helix-turn-helix domain-containing protein, whose protein sequence is MRWKGRFIESGLHGLMDKPRTGRPTHLNSAFKKAVLEKFEQEPPEGSGQWDGALLAQELGLAKHSVWKLLRMERIRLARKLLKKLVQGREGHVHRRNGTISLLTALEAASGHISRKVTSPRADRRKTAQHGGNTVRYFVPEVFAQKGLQGHGRTCYNETAKSFVWQKREVKDSQLENNARNFNN
- a CDS encoding rubrerythrin family protein, with protein sequence MGKTQDNLMTAFAGESQANRKYLAFANTADKEGLPQVAKLFRAVAAAETIHAHAHLKNAGHIGDTVANLKAALEGESCEFTKMYPDMIKDAKAEGNDAVARYFDYVKKVEEVHATLYKKAIANPSGLAKTDYYVCKFCGYTHEGQCDSCPVCGAKAAAFFKVESCCK
- a CDS encoding ATP-binding cassette domain-containing protein; translation: MPILRHFFEKFLADFLQVFKVLPRPLRHATLRVFCHIIVLACLEVSAILSISLLTVSIAAPEKLRDLAPVAAFFRVVPPMDELCAEPRGFALLISSIVVVLIAIKNGMSAFVGLTTARLGEEIALFAGETVFRHYLYSPYIVHLAGDSLRMFQALSWRTNLGNFVINLMTIYSYAVISIAMLVTLASATPQMILLIILSVVLASVLIYKSLKCSMDRADESAAECGRRENAATMNAMHGIREALIYRQQQVFFEAFRNACRDGIPDRTFLIASPPIPTWTLETVGFLVIPVTLWAMYTLQDASMARITGVLTMIMLISWRVLPMLNRSLSAFVSARGMRHAAMDCLARVENAIANPAPELPAPDLNFTLHEGIAFVDASFRYPGAQEDSLHNLNFYIPCGARVGIIGQSGAGKSSIAGMISGLVQPTAGAILADGRTLDPPALAAYTMCVGYVPQTSYIMPGTLAENVAFSQWGKPCDEEKVKKVCRMVALDIVQTRGITMRVGEKGSGISGGQAQRLSIARALYTNPSLLILDEATSSLDTGVETSIMNTIFSLPESITTVVIAHRLSTVERCSMLLWIDKGKLVGSGPPSVILPKYMQFLTAKEETKIF
- a CDS encoding holo-[acyl-carrier-protein] synthase encodes the protein MIIGLGIDIVDIARLEAIYSRFGRRFLEKIFTPRELSVLPDNALSHIAGRFAAKEAAVKALGTGFSRGIGPQDIETLRNENGDPQLHFLQQAALRAQSLGVARGHLSISHERSVAAAVVVLEA